From a single Vibrio tubiashii genomic region:
- a CDS encoding DUF2160 domain-containing protein, whose protein sequence is MAWMAWTTPSALFFLGIALILLTMTIQEIRTPCIERKGFLPITTTRGDRLFIGLLSSAFIHLGFVGLTELSIWVPFTLCVIWLGTVLKWG, encoded by the coding sequence ATGGCTTGGATGGCATGGACAACACCTTCAGCACTGTTCTTTCTGGGGATTGCGCTGATCTTACTCACAATGACGATTCAAGAAATTCGTACGCCATGTATTGAGCGTAAAGGGTTTCTTCCTATCACGACCACACGTGGCGATCGTCTGTTTATCGGTTTATTAAGCTCCGCATTTATCCATCTTGGGTTTGTAGGGCTGACAGAATTATCAATTTGGGTGCCATTCACGCTCTGCGTGATCTGGCTGGGTACAGTTTTGAAATGGGGATAA
- a CDS encoding ABC transporter substrate-binding protein, whose protein sequence is MKKDIKKSYLARSLALTFALAAISPAALADMAAAKKWMSEEFTPTTLSQDEQTQEMQWFIDAAKPYQGMEINVASETITTHEYEAKVLAKAFYEITGIKVNHDLIQEGDVVEKLQTQMQTGRNIYDAYINDSDLIGTHVRYGKVVPISDFMEGEGKSVTNPYLDLQDFIGLDFTTGPDGKLYQLPDQQFANLYWFRADWFEREDLKAKFKKEYGYELGVPLNWSAYEDIAEFFTDKVKTIDGEPVYGHMDYGKKDPSLGWRFTDSWFSMAGAGDKGIPNGLPVDEWGIRIEGCKPVGSDVARGGATNGPAAVYATTKYVDWLKQYAPPEAQGMTFGEAGPVPAQGSIAQQIFWYTAFTADMTKPGLPVVNEDGTPKWRMAPSPRGPYWEDGMKLGYQDAGSWTFLNSTPVDRRQAAWLYAQFVVSKSVSLKKTLVGLTPIRESDINSDAMTEAAPKLGGLVEFYRSDARKQWTPTGTNVPDYPKLAQLWWQYVSEAASGEKTPQEALDGLAKAQDRVLQRLERSGAQGECGPQLNPKKDPEHWLSQLGAPKAKLANEKPQGKTIAYKDLIAQ, encoded by the coding sequence ATGAAAAAGGATATCAAAAAGTCTTACCTTGCACGTAGCTTAGCACTGACCTTTGCGCTTGCTGCAATCTCTCCTGCTGCGCTAGCTGACATGGCGGCGGCAAAAAAATGGATGAGTGAAGAGTTTACTCCGACGACTTTGTCACAGGATGAACAAACGCAAGAGATGCAGTGGTTTATCGATGCTGCTAAGCCTTACCAAGGTATGGAAATCAATGTTGCTTCTGAAACCATTACTACGCACGAGTACGAAGCGAAAGTATTGGCAAAGGCATTCTATGAAATCACAGGTATCAAGGTAAATCATGACCTGATTCAAGAAGGTGATGTAGTAGAAAAGCTACAAACTCAGATGCAGACAGGGCGTAACATCTACGACGCCTACATTAACGATTCCGACTTGATTGGTACTCACGTTCGTTACGGTAAAGTTGTACCTATTTCAGACTTCATGGAAGGTGAAGGGAAAAGCGTAACTAACCCATACTTAGACCTGCAAGATTTTATTGGCTTGGACTTCACGACAGGCCCTGACGGTAAGCTCTATCAACTTCCTGACCAACAGTTCGCGAACCTGTACTGGTTCCGAGCAGACTGGTTTGAGCGCGAAGATTTGAAAGCTAAGTTCAAGAAAGAGTATGGCTATGAGCTTGGTGTACCTTTGAACTGGTCAGCGTATGAAGATATCGCCGAGTTCTTTACCGATAAAGTTAAGACCATCGATGGCGAGCCTGTATACGGTCACATGGATTACGGTAAGAAAGATCCTTCGCTAGGTTGGCGTTTCACGGACTCGTGGTTCTCAATGGCGGGTGCGGGTGACAAAGGTATTCCAAACGGCCTGCCTGTTGATGAATGGGGTATTCGTATCGAAGGTTGTAAGCCAGTTGGCTCAGATGTCGCTCGTGGCGGCGCAACTAACGGCCCAGCAGCAGTTTATGCAACGACCAAATATGTGGATTGGCTTAAGCAGTACGCGCCACCAGAAGCTCAGGGTATGACATTTGGTGAAGCAGGCCCAGTTCCAGCTCAAGGTTCTATCGCGCAGCAAATTTTCTGGTACACCGCCTTTACTGCTGACATGACCAAGCCAGGTCTTCCTGTTGTCAATGAAGACGGCACACCTAAATGGCGTATGGCTCCATCACCACGTGGCCCATACTGGGAAGATGGTATGAAGCTTGGTTACCAAGATGCGGGCTCGTGGACATTCCTCAACAGTACCCCTGTTGATCGTCGTCAGGCTGCATGGTTATACGCTCAGTTTGTGGTTTCTAAATCAGTCAGCTTGAAGAAAACTTTGGTTGGTCTAACGCCAATTCGTGAGTCGGATATCAACTCAGACGCGATGACGGAAGCGGCGCCAAAACTGGGTGGCTTGGTTGAGTTCTACCGCAGTGATGCTCGTAAACAATGGACACCAACAGGTACCAACGTGCCAGATTATCCAAAACTGGCTCAGCTATGGTGGCAATACGTTTCTGAAGCAGCAAGCGGTGAGAAAACACCTCAAGAAGCATTGGATGGTCTAGCAAAAGCCCAAGACCGAGTACTGCAACGTCTAGAGCGTAGTGGTGCACAAGGTGAGTGTGGTCCTCAGCTGAATCCGAAGAAAGACCCAGAACACTGGTTATCTCAGCTAGGTGCTCCAAAAGCGAAACTGGCTAACGAGAAGCCACAAGGTAAGACTATCGCTTACAAAGATCTCATCGCTCAATAA
- the recC gene encoding exodeoxyribonuclease V subunit gamma: protein MFTVYHSNQVDVLKSLLVELVRLNPLENPFDKEQILVQSPGMSQWLKMELAKEFGVAANIDFPLPATFIWNMFTEVLPDVPKRSAFNKESMTWKLMHILPGLLIQPEFEPLKRYLEQDEDSSKLYQLSEKIADIFDGYLVYRPEWIASWEAGQAVLELEDEHPWQPILWQALYDHTVALGQSPYHRANLYEHFIDTLENFQGSFEHLPQRLFVFGITSLPPRYMDALKAIGEHIDVHLMFTNPCRYYWGEVRDRKFLARLAAKHRKHVVWNQDHSEQQGESEQLKGSIEDNVLDELHTNAVGNSLLASMGKLGRDNMYLLSQLESHEIEAFVDVERDSLLHQLQADILNLEEHQDDHQLETSTHKQVVQLGDKSLTLHACHSPMREVEVLHDQLLAMFDADPSLKPRDIIVMVADINAYSPAIQAVFGNAPGERFIPYSISDRTADQESPILNAFMQLVNLPNTRCLASELLELLETPAILARFGLTEDEFILAKQWVEESGIRWGLNSTTGQEFDLPETAQNTWQFGIERMLLGYAMPESAGLFESKSGALSPYNEVQGMGAELAGKLAHFIETISDYRHKLVQTQSIDSWREILTLLLDDFFSIELEGEAALKSIRDTLANLKEQLTDAAFEQSLSPAIITTYLNNKLSGTRISQRFLAGQVNFCTLMPMRSIPFRTVCLLGMNDGVYPRSMPPEGFDLMNGRTKPGDRSRRDDDRYLFLEAMLSAQQTLYISYVGRSIQDNTERVPSVLVSELMEYCHQNYRLDGDEVLASDESGEKLLSELITHHSMVPFSATAFVGEHPSYAKEWLPAVNRLGQVSGEFNRQLQDYLLDATYPLELDLVELQRFWRLPVQYFFNRRLKVLFEPPLPVMEDDEPFVLNGLESYQMRDSLLDSLLKQQLSGGQDSKGVIESFVKQQRAQGRLPVGAFGDIEFETNRVQAQELVEKLTFLCGSEANDLEVKLTFDVLGEDKKINLTGWLTQYYQSGLIRFRSGKVRSQDYLSAWIDHLAMSAMGISKRTHMIGYDRKEGVVHLIYPEIADSSYAHSLLSELVRLFYQGMTEPLCYFPKTALAGVEAGFSRGNWVDDEEKSLKKMADTFNDSFMAAGEGNNPYISRIWPSWNDNLAAQARTITALVLQTPRLEATTSEDAQ from the coding sequence TTGTTTACTGTCTACCATTCCAACCAAGTCGACGTCTTAAAGTCACTACTTGTTGAACTCGTTCGTCTCAATCCATTAGAAAACCCTTTCGATAAAGAGCAGATCTTGGTTCAAAGCCCGGGTATGTCTCAGTGGTTGAAGATGGAACTGGCTAAAGAGTTTGGCGTAGCGGCAAACATTGATTTTCCTCTGCCAGCGACATTTATCTGGAACATGTTTACAGAGGTATTGCCAGATGTACCTAAGCGTAGCGCCTTTAACAAAGAGTCGATGACGTGGAAGCTGATGCACATCTTACCTGGGCTTTTGATTCAGCCAGAGTTCGAACCACTTAAACGCTATCTAGAGCAAGACGAAGACAGTTCCAAGCTTTACCAACTCTCAGAGAAAATTGCCGATATCTTTGATGGTTATTTGGTTTATCGACCAGAGTGGATTGCCAGTTGGGAAGCGGGGCAAGCGGTACTGGAATTGGAAGATGAGCACCCTTGGCAGCCGATTTTATGGCAAGCGCTTTACGATCATACCGTTGCTTTAGGTCAGTCACCTTATCATCGCGCCAACTTGTACGAACACTTTATCGATACCTTAGAAAACTTTCAGGGCAGTTTTGAACATTTGCCTCAGCGCTTGTTTGTGTTCGGAATTACCTCACTGCCGCCACGTTATATGGATGCGCTTAAAGCCATTGGTGAGCATATTGATGTCCACCTGATGTTTACCAACCCTTGTCGTTACTACTGGGGCGAGGTACGAGACAGAAAGTTCTTGGCGCGTTTAGCGGCAAAACACCGTAAACATGTGGTGTGGAATCAAGACCACTCAGAGCAACAGGGTGAGAGTGAGCAGCTTAAAGGCTCGATTGAAGATAACGTACTTGATGAGCTACATACCAATGCGGTGGGGAACAGCTTACTCGCTTCAATGGGTAAGTTGGGGCGCGACAACATGTATCTTCTCTCGCAGCTAGAGTCCCATGAGATTGAAGCCTTTGTTGATGTTGAGCGAGATTCATTGCTTCATCAACTTCAAGCAGACATTCTCAATCTTGAAGAGCATCAAGATGATCATCAGTTAGAAACCAGTACGCATAAACAAGTGGTGCAATTAGGCGATAAATCCCTCACGCTGCATGCTTGCCATAGCCCGATGCGTGAAGTGGAAGTCTTACATGATCAGCTATTGGCGATGTTCGATGCCGATCCAAGTTTAAAGCCACGCGATATCATTGTCATGGTGGCGGACATCAATGCCTACAGCCCCGCCATTCAAGCCGTGTTTGGCAACGCCCCCGGTGAACGATTTATCCCTTACTCTATTTCTGACCGTACCGCCGACCAAGAAAGCCCAATTCTTAATGCATTTATGCAGTTGGTTAACCTGCCAAACACCCGTTGTTTAGCGTCTGAGTTACTCGAACTGCTTGAAACCCCGGCGATCTTGGCTCGATTTGGGTTAACGGAAGATGAGTTTATTTTAGCTAAACAGTGGGTAGAAGAGTCGGGTATTCGCTGGGGATTGAATTCGACCACAGGACAAGAGTTTGATTTACCTGAGACAGCGCAAAATACTTGGCAGTTTGGTATTGAGCGCATGTTGCTTGGCTACGCCATGCCAGAATCAGCAGGGCTGTTTGAATCCAAGTCAGGGGCGCTGTCACCATACAATGAAGTGCAAGGAATGGGCGCGGAGTTAGCGGGCAAGCTGGCGCACTTTATTGAAACGATCAGCGATTACCGACACAAACTAGTACAAACTCAATCAATTGATAGTTGGCGTGAAATACTTACCTTGCTGCTGGATGATTTCTTTAGTATTGAACTGGAAGGTGAGGCGGCGCTCAAATCGATTCGTGACACCTTAGCCAACTTAAAAGAACAACTGACTGACGCTGCCTTCGAGCAGTCATTATCTCCGGCGATTATTACCACCTATTTGAACAACAAATTGTCTGGGACGCGGATCAGCCAACGCTTCCTTGCTGGACAAGTGAACTTCTGTACTTTGATGCCGATGCGCTCTATTCCATTTAGAACGGTGTGCTTACTGGGCATGAATGATGGTGTCTATCCACGTTCTATGCCGCCAGAGGGCTTCGACCTGATGAATGGGCGAACCAAACCAGGGGATCGCTCTCGCCGAGATGATGACAGATACCTATTCTTAGAGGCCATGCTTTCTGCACAGCAAACGCTATACATCAGCTATGTTGGCCGCTCAATCCAAGATAATACCGAGCGTGTGCCATCGGTGCTAGTTTCTGAACTGATGGAGTATTGCCATCAAAACTACCGCCTAGATGGAGACGAGGTGTTAGCGAGTGATGAGTCTGGAGAAAAACTGCTATCAGAACTTATCACTCACCACTCTATGGTGCCGTTTAGTGCTACCGCGTTTGTCGGTGAGCATCCAAGTTATGCTAAAGAGTGGTTACCTGCGGTGAACCGATTAGGTCAGGTAAGCGGTGAGTTTAATCGACAACTGCAAGATTACTTACTCGATGCGACCTATCCATTAGAGCTGGATCTGGTTGAGCTGCAACGCTTCTGGCGTTTGCCAGTGCAATACTTTTTCAATCGCCGCTTAAAAGTATTGTTTGAGCCGCCGCTACCGGTTATGGAAGATGACGAGCCCTTTGTACTCAATGGCTTAGAAAGCTATCAAATGCGCGACAGTTTATTAGATAGCTTACTCAAACAGCAGCTCTCGGGTGGTCAAGATAGCAAGGGTGTGATTGAAAGCTTTGTTAAGCAGCAACGTGCGCAAGGGAGATTACCGGTTGGCGCATTTGGTGATATTGAGTTTGAAACTAACCGAGTTCAGGCGCAGGAGCTGGTGGAAAAACTGACCTTCTTATGTGGCAGCGAAGCGAATGACCTCGAAGTAAAACTGACATTTGACGTCTTAGGTGAGGATAAAAAGATCAACCTAACTGGCTGGCTGACACAATATTATCAGTCAGGCTTAATTCGTTTTCGCAGCGGTAAGGTTCGTTCACAAGACTACTTGTCGGCTTGGATAGACCACCTAGCGATGTCGGCGATGGGCATTAGCAAGCGCACCCATATGATTGGCTATGATCGCAAAGAAGGGGTTGTTCATCTTATCTACCCTGAAATTGCAGATTCTAGCTACGCTCATAGTTTGTTATCTGAGCTGGTTCGTTTGTTCTACCAAGGTATGACCGAGCCGTTGTGCTATTTCCCGAAAACCGCATTAGCGGGTGTTGAAGCGGGATTCAGTCGCGGGAATTGGGTGGATGATGAAGAGAAATCACTCAAGAAAATGGCCGATACATTTAACGATAGTTTTATGGCAGCAGGTGAAGGCAATAATCCTTACATCTCGCGTATCTGGCCAAGTTGGAACGACAACTTAGCAGCGCAGGCACGCACTATTACAGCATTGGTACTGCAAACTCCTCGACTAGAGGCAACGACCAGTGAAGACGCGCAATAG
- the recB gene encoding exodeoxyribonuclease V subunit beta yields the protein MTATSMVTPLNAMTFPLHGARLIEASAGTGKTFTIAGLYLRLLLGHGTSETKHQVQLTVDQVLVVTFTEAATAELRDRIRARIHDARLAFARGKSSDPVIEPLLDEFSDHKQAAEILLQAERQMDEAAVYTIHGFCQRMLTQNAFESGSRFNNEFVTDESHLKAQIVADYWRRNFYPLPLNLAGEVRRIWNAPSDLLRDVTNYLTGAPLSLSVAAMSGSLADLHQQNLKRIDELKSLWREHQDDFFALISDSDVNKRSYTKKSLPTWLEAVNVWAATETTGYDYPDKLEKFAQNTLVEKTPKGTAPQHLVFEAIDAFLAAPISLKAPILAHAIEHCREMLAKAKQQKQWLSFDDLLTNLSAAIDGDESELLAERIRTLYPVAIIDEFQDTDPLQYSIFSRIYLNNPECGLFMIGDPKQAIYGFRGADIFTYIKARNQVSSHFTLGTNWRSSADMVSAVNQIFELPSSPFIYDKDIPFLPVDASPNADKRVWTIGGQKQPALTYWLQDADEKPLPKGEYLEAMAKATADQIQAILTAAQNEQAFFNDGKGEHSIQAGDIAVLVRTGNEGRMVKEALAKQGIASVYLSNRDSVFTSPVAQDIQRLLQAVLTPENDRALRASLASEMFALDAGSLDKLNNDENEWENAINEFKEYRKLWTQRGVLPMLRSVMSKRHIAERLLEEEGGERALTDLMHIGELLQQASQELDSDHGLLRWLAQAISDAQNGLGGSEDQIQRLESERNLVQIVTIHKSKGLEYDLVFLPFVLSYREASEAKYYDEQQDKTILDITGQDASLAQADKERLAEDLRLIYVALTRAVYGCFVGAAPLRNGRSTKEPTGVHHSAMGYLLQDGKEGGINDLTNAIQQHVDGLESVRLSDLPEQQGEVFVAHTSQQQDLTASELKSVIDRDWRITSYSGLVKQGSHHSSDAFTDLMHLDIDSSDEHDEDELVEPEQSIFTFPRGARPGTFLHTLFEEVEFTEPSTSEANTEIITHLLDSEQLDPSWLPILQQLIDTVLATPLDGKSLLLNQKGPSQRLVEMEFLLPIEVLAAPALNRVIQRHDPLSAKAGDLGFYTVQGMLKGFIDLVFEHQGKYYVLDWKSNHLGDEVGFYHGEALKSAMADHRYDLQYQIYALALHRFLRSRIADYDYDQHFGGVYYLFLRGMDGESEHGIFSAKPSLEFLNDMDRLIDGKSVDAKTNQAGQMELL from the coding sequence ATGACAGCAACGTCAATGGTTACTCCGCTTAATGCCATGACTTTTCCCTTGCACGGTGCACGATTAATTGAGGCATCGGCGGGTACGGGGAAAACCTTTACTATCGCTGGCTTATACCTAAGGTTACTTCTCGGTCACGGTACATCCGAGACCAAACATCAGGTGCAGTTGACTGTCGACCAGGTTTTAGTGGTGACATTTACTGAAGCGGCAACTGCAGAACTTAGAGACCGAATCCGCGCTCGTATTCATGATGCTCGTCTTGCCTTTGCCCGAGGTAAAAGTAGCGACCCTGTGATTGAGCCTTTACTTGATGAGTTCAGTGACCACAAACAAGCCGCGGAGATCCTTTTGCAAGCGGAAAGGCAAATGGATGAAGCCGCGGTTTATACCATCCACGGCTTTTGCCAACGTATGCTAACCCAAAATGCATTTGAATCAGGCAGTCGCTTTAACAACGAATTTGTGACCGATGAGAGTCATCTCAAAGCTCAGATTGTTGCCGATTACTGGCGACGTAATTTCTATCCTTTGCCGCTGAATTTAGCCGGAGAAGTGCGCCGAATCTGGAATGCCCCCTCGGATTTACTGCGCGATGTGACTAACTATCTGACTGGTGCGCCACTGAGCTTATCTGTTGCTGCGATGAGTGGAAGTTTAGCGGACTTACACCAACAAAATCTAAAGCGTATCGATGAATTGAAATCGCTATGGCGAGAGCATCAGGATGACTTTTTTGCCCTGATTAGTGACTCGGACGTCAACAAACGCAGTTACACCAAAAAGTCGTTACCGACTTGGCTCGAAGCGGTCAATGTGTGGGCGGCAACAGAAACGACGGGCTATGACTATCCAGACAAACTGGAGAAGTTTGCCCAGAATACCTTGGTTGAGAAAACGCCGAAAGGCACCGCGCCGCAGCACCTTGTTTTTGAAGCGATCGATGCTTTCCTTGCTGCGCCAATCAGTCTCAAAGCGCCTATTCTTGCCCATGCGATTGAACATTGTCGCGAAATGTTGGCAAAAGCCAAACAGCAGAAACAGTGGCTTTCTTTTGATGACTTGCTGACCAATCTCTCTGCCGCTATTGATGGTGATGAATCTGAGCTACTGGCAGAGCGGATTCGAACTCTTTATCCGGTCGCTATAATTGATGAGTTCCAAGATACCGATCCTCTTCAATACAGCATTTTTAGCCGTATCTATTTGAACAATCCTGAATGTGGTTTGTTTATGATCGGTGATCCTAAACAGGCAATCTACGGCTTCCGTGGCGCAGATATTTTTACTTACATCAAAGCGCGTAATCAGGTTTCGTCGCACTTCACTCTAGGTACTAACTGGCGTTCTAGCGCGGATATGGTCAGTGCGGTAAACCAGATTTTTGAATTGCCTTCGAGCCCGTTTATTTACGATAAAGATATTCCGTTCTTGCCTGTCGACGCTAGCCCCAACGCGGATAAACGCGTTTGGACTATCGGTGGTCAAAAGCAACCCGCGCTCACTTATTGGCTGCAAGATGCCGACGAGAAGCCATTACCCAAAGGTGAGTACCTAGAGGCAATGGCTAAGGCTACCGCGGATCAAATCCAAGCGATTCTCACGGCTGCGCAAAATGAGCAAGCGTTCTTTAACGATGGCAAAGGAGAGCATTCGATTCAGGCGGGTGATATTGCAGTATTGGTTCGAACCGGTAATGAAGGTCGTATGGTGAAAGAGGCACTCGCCAAGCAAGGTATTGCGAGTGTTTATCTATCAAACCGAGACAGTGTGTTTACCTCGCCTGTCGCCCAAGATATTCAGCGTTTATTGCAAGCGGTACTGACGCCGGAAAATGATCGCGCCTTACGAGCAAGCTTGGCTTCTGAAATGTTTGCTCTCGATGCGGGTAGTTTAGATAAGCTCAACAACGATGAGAATGAGTGGGAAAACGCCATCAATGAGTTTAAAGAGTATCGTAAGCTCTGGACTCAGCGAGGTGTGCTCCCTATGTTGCGCAGTGTGATGAGCAAGCGACATATTGCCGAGCGTTTATTAGAGGAAGAAGGTGGGGAGCGTGCACTGACTGATTTGATGCACATCGGTGAGCTACTACAGCAAGCAAGTCAGGAGCTCGATAGTGACCATGGTTTACTGCGTTGGTTGGCTCAAGCAATCAGTGATGCACAAAATGGTTTAGGTGGCAGCGAAGACCAAATCCAACGCTTGGAATCAGAGCGTAATTTGGTGCAAATCGTAACAATCCACAAATCGAAAGGTCTGGAATATGATCTGGTGTTCTTGCCTTTTGTTCTCAGCTATCGCGAGGCCAGCGAAGCAAAATACTATGATGAGCAACAAGACAAAACCATTTTAGATATCACTGGGCAAGATGCATCTTTAGCACAAGCTGATAAAGAGCGCCTTGCTGAAGATTTACGCCTAATCTACGTAGCGCTTACCCGTGCCGTTTATGGCTGTTTTGTTGGGGCTGCGCCACTGAGAAACGGTCGCTCTACTAAAGAGCCAACCGGTGTTCATCACAGTGCGATGGGGTATTTGCTACAAGATGGTAAAGAAGGGGGGATCAATGATCTCACTAACGCTATTCAACAGCATGTGGATGGGCTTGAAAGTGTGCGATTAAGCGACTTACCTGAGCAGCAAGGAGAGGTCTTTGTTGCCCATACTTCGCAGCAGCAAGATTTAACCGCAAGTGAACTGAAAAGTGTTATTGACCGAGATTGGCGAATTACCAGTTATTCTGGATTGGTAAAACAGGGCTCTCATCATAGCTCAGATGCCTTTACCGACTTAATGCATCTTGATATTGATTCTTCCGATGAGCACGATGAAGATGAGTTAGTTGAGCCAGAGCAATCCATCTTCACTTTCCCGCGCGGCGCTAGACCCGGTACTTTCCTGCATACGTTATTCGAAGAAGTCGAATTTACCGAGCCAAGTACTAGCGAAGCGAATACTGAGATAATCACTCATCTTCTCGACAGTGAGCAGCTAGACCCAAGCTGGCTACCGATTTTACAGCAGTTGATTGATACCGTGTTAGCCACGCCACTAGACGGAAAGTCTTTGCTGCTTAACCAGAAAGGGCCAAGCCAACGATTAGTTGAGATGGAGTTCTTGCTACCGATTGAGGTATTGGCGGCGCCCGCATTAAATCGCGTTATCCAACGTCATGATCCTTTATCTGCAAAGGCTGGTGACCTAGGTTTCTATACTGTTCAAGGTATGTTGAAGGGCTTTATAGACTTGGTGTTTGAGCATCAAGGTAAATACTATGTCCTTGACTGGAAATCGAACCACCTTGGTGACGAAGTCGGTTTCTATCACGGAGAGGCGCTAAAATCTGCCATGGCAGATCATCGTTATGATCTGCAATATCAAATCTATGCCTTAGCGCTACATCGCTTCTTACGCAGTCGAATCGCAGATTATGACTACGATCAGCACTTTGGCGGTGTCTACTATCTATTCCTTAGAGGGATGGATGGAGAAAGTGAGCATGGTATTTTCTCTGCCAAACCTAGCCTAGAGTTTCTTAACGATATGGACAGACTCATCGATGGGAAAAGTGTCGATGCGAAAACGAATCAAGCTGGCCAGATGGAGCTACTGTAA